A DNA window from Pseudomonas tohonis contains the following coding sequences:
- a CDS encoding polyamine ABC transporter substrate-binding protein yields the protein MRVSFCKTLITAAVLTLASQAHAEQTVHIYNWSDYIGETTLADFQKETGIKPVYDVFDSNETLEGKLLAGRTGYDVVVPSNHFLGKQIKAGAFQKLDRSQLKNWGNLDPALLKRLEANDPGNQYAVPYLWGTNGIGYNAEKVKAVLGVDKIDSWSVIFEPENIKKLSQCGVAFLDSADEMIPAMLNYLGLDPNSKNPDDYKKAEAKLMEVRPYVTYFHSSKYIGDLANGDICVAAGFSGDIFQAAARAEEAGKGVEIAYAIPKEGGNLWFDMVAVPADAANVKEAHAFIDYLLRPDVIAKVSDYVGYANPNTKSGEFMNQDVRDDESVYPPQAVLDKLYVSEELPPKVQRLMTRSWTKVKSGK from the coding sequence GTGCGAGTTTCCTTCTGCAAAACCCTGATCACCGCCGCCGTGCTGACCCTGGCTTCACAGGCCCATGCCGAGCAGACGGTGCACATCTACAACTGGTCCGACTACATCGGCGAGACCACCCTGGCCGACTTCCAGAAGGAAACCGGCATCAAGCCCGTCTACGACGTCTTCGACTCCAACGAAACCCTCGAAGGCAAGCTCCTGGCCGGCCGCACCGGCTATGACGTGGTGGTGCCCTCCAACCACTTCCTCGGCAAGCAGATCAAGGCCGGCGCCTTCCAGAAGCTGGACCGCAGCCAGCTGAAGAACTGGGGCAACCTCGACCCCGCCCTGCTCAAGCGCCTGGAAGCCAACGACCCCGGCAACCAGTACGCCGTCCCCTACCTCTGGGGCACCAACGGCATCGGCTACAACGCCGAGAAGGTCAAGGCCGTGCTCGGCGTCGACAAGATCGACTCCTGGTCGGTGATCTTCGAACCCGAGAACATCAAGAAGCTCAGCCAGTGCGGCGTGGCCTTCCTCGACTCGGCCGACGAGATGATCCCGGCCATGCTCAACTACCTGGGCCTGGACCCCAACAGCAAGAACCCGGACGACTACAAGAAGGCCGAGGCCAAGCTGATGGAGGTCCGCCCCTACGTGACCTACTTCCACTCCTCCAAGTACATCGGCGACCTGGCCAACGGCGACATCTGCGTCGCGGCGGGCTTCTCCGGCGACATCTTCCAGGCCGCCGCGCGCGCCGAGGAAGCCGGCAAGGGCGTCGAGATCGCCTACGCGATCCCCAAGGAGGGCGGCAACCTGTGGTTCGACATGGTCGCCGTGCCGGCCGACGCCGCCAACGTCAAGGAGGCCCATGCCTTCATCGACTACCTGCTGCGCCCCGACGTCATCGCCAAGGTCAGCGACTACGTGGGCTACGCCAACCCGAACACCAAGTCGGGCGAATTCATGAATCAGGACGTGCGTGACGACGAGTCCGTGTACCCGCCACAAGCGGTGCTGGACAAGCTGTATGTCTCGGAGGAACTGCCTCCGAAGGTGCAGCGGCTGATGACCCGGAGCTGGACCAAGGTCAAGTCGGGCAAGTGA
- the potA gene encoding polyamine ABC transporter ATP-binding protein encodes MAIASGAYKKALEGNQQPKEVLVKIDRVTKQFDETLAVDDVSLTINKGEIFALLGGSGSGKSTLLRMLAGFERPTEGRIFLDGVDITDMPPYERPINMMFQSYALFPHMTVAQNIAFGLKQDRLPAAEIDERVTEMLKLVQMTQYAKRKPHQLSGGQRQRVALARSLAKRPKLLLLDEPMGALDKKLRSQMQLELVEIIERVGVTCVMVTHDQEEAMTMAQRIAIMHLGCIEQIGSPVDIYETPISRLVCEFIGNVNLFDGEVVEDLEAHALIACPELERPIYVGHGVTTSVQDKRITYALRPEKLLVTTEQPTCEYNWSRGKIHDIAYLGGHSVFYVKLPGGSIVQSFVANAERRGARPTWDDEVFVWWEDDSGVVLRS; translated from the coding sequence ATGGCAATAGCCTCCGGTGCCTACAAGAAAGCCCTCGAGGGCAACCAGCAACCCAAAGAGGTGCTGGTCAAGATCGACCGGGTGACCAAGCAGTTCGACGAGACCCTTGCGGTGGACGACGTCTCGCTGACCATCAACAAGGGCGAGATCTTCGCCCTGCTGGGTGGCTCGGGCTCGGGCAAGTCGACCCTGCTGCGCATGCTGGCGGGTTTCGAGCGTCCGACCGAGGGTCGCATCTTCCTCGACGGCGTCGACATCACCGACATGCCGCCCTACGAGCGGCCGATCAACATGATGTTCCAGTCCTATGCGCTCTTCCCGCATATGACTGTTGCGCAGAACATCGCCTTCGGACTCAAACAAGACCGTCTGCCCGCCGCCGAGATCGACGAGCGCGTCACCGAGATGCTCAAGCTCGTGCAGATGACCCAGTACGCCAAGCGCAAGCCGCACCAGCTCTCCGGTGGCCAGCGCCAGCGCGTGGCCCTGGCCCGCTCGCTGGCCAAGCGTCCCAAGCTGCTGCTGCTCGACGAGCCCATGGGCGCGCTGGACAAGAAGCTGCGTTCGCAGATGCAGCTGGAGCTGGTGGAGATCATCGAGCGCGTCGGCGTGACCTGCGTCATGGTGACCCACGACCAGGAAGAGGCCATGACCATGGCCCAGCGCATCGCCATCATGCACCTGGGCTGCATCGAGCAGATCGGCAGCCCGGTGGACATCTACGAGACCCCCATCAGCCGCCTGGTGTGCGAGTTCATCGGCAACGTCAACCTGTTCGACGGCGAAGTGGTGGAAGACCTCGAGGCCCACGCCCTGATCGCCTGCCCCGAGCTGGAGCGGCCGATCTACGTCGGCCACGGCGTGACCACCTCGGTGCAGGACAAGCGCATCACCTACGCCCTGCGCCCCGAGAAGCTGCTGGTCACCACCGAGCAGCCCACCTGCGAGTACAACTGGTCGCGCGGCAAGATCCACGACATCGCCTACCTGGGCGGTCACTCGGTGTTCTACGTCAAGCTGCCCGGCGGCTCCATCGTCCAGTCCTTCGTCGCCAACGCCGAGCGTCGTGGCGCACGTCCGACCTGGGACGATGAAGTCTTCGTGTGGTGGGAGGACGACAGCGGGGTGGTGCTGCGCTCATGA
- a CDS encoding ABC transporter permease subunit, whose product MPTGRHAVIGIPFLWLFLFFLLPFAIVLKISFAEADVAIPPYTEIYTWADNQLQIVLNLGNYFMLSEDELYLAAYLGSLKMAFFSTLLCLLIGYPMAYAIARAGKEAQTVLLLLIMMPTWTAILIRVYAWMGILSNNGLLNGFLMGIGLISEPLQILNTNTAVYIGVVYSYLPFMILPLYANLVKHDQSLLEAASDLGSSNFNSFWKITVPLSKNGIIAGSMLVFIPVVGEFVIPELLGGPETLMIGKVLWQEFFNNRDWPVASALAVVMLAILIVPIILFNRNQAKELEGKV is encoded by the coding sequence CTGCCCACGGGCCGGCACGCGGTGATCGGGATCCCGTTCCTCTGGCTGTTCCTGTTCTTCCTGCTGCCCTTCGCCATCGTGCTGAAGATCAGCTTCGCGGAAGCGGACGTGGCGATCCCGCCCTACACCGAGATCTACACCTGGGCCGACAACCAGCTGCAGATCGTCCTCAACCTCGGCAACTACTTCATGCTGAGCGAGGACGAACTCTACCTGGCCGCCTACCTGGGCTCGCTGAAGATGGCCTTCTTCAGCACCCTGCTGTGCCTGCTGATCGGCTACCCGATGGCCTACGCCATCGCCCGCGCCGGCAAGGAAGCGCAGACCGTGCTGCTGCTGCTGATCATGATGCCGACCTGGACCGCCATCCTCATCCGCGTCTACGCCTGGATGGGCATCCTCAGCAACAACGGCCTGCTCAACGGCTTCCTCATGGGCATCGGCCTGATCAGCGAACCGCTGCAGATCCTCAACACCAACACCGCGGTCTACATCGGCGTGGTCTATTCCTACCTGCCGTTCATGATCCTGCCGCTGTACGCCAACCTGGTGAAGCACGACCAGAGCCTGCTGGAAGCCGCCTCGGACCTCGGTTCGAGCAACTTCAACAGCTTCTGGAAGATCACCGTGCCGCTGTCGAAGAACGGCATCATCGCAGGCTCCATGCTGGTGTTCATCCCGGTGGTGGGCGAGTTCGTGATCCCCGAACTGCTCGGCGGCCCGGAGACCCTGATGATCGGCAAGGTGCTGTGGCAGGAGTTCTTCAACAACCGCGACTGGCCCGTGGCGTCCGCGCTGGCGGTGGTGATGCTGGCGATCCTCATCGTCCCGATCATCCTGTTCAACCGTAACCAAGCCAAGGAACTGGAGGGCAAGGTATGA
- a CDS encoding ABC transporter permease subunit: MKRFSFSNVMLWIGLLFIYLPMLILVIYSFNASKLVTVWGGWSVKWYVGLLDNTQLMNSVMRSLEIACYTAIAAVALGTLAAFVLTRIPRFRGRTMFGGLVTAPLVMPEVITGLSLLLLFVAMAQLIGWPQERGIVTIWIAHTTFCSAYVAIVVSARLRELDLSIEEAAMDLGARPWKVFLLITIPMIAPSLAAGGMMSFALSLDDLVLASFVSGPGSTTLPMEVFSAVRLGVKPEINAVASLILLTVSLFTFFAWYFSRQAEERRKRAIQEAMESMAAEAASSNKRRAASQPA, from the coding sequence ATGAAGCGCTTCAGTTTCTCCAACGTGATGCTGTGGATCGGCCTGCTGTTCATCTACCTGCCGATGCTGATCCTGGTGATCTACTCGTTCAACGCCTCCAAGCTGGTGACGGTCTGGGGCGGCTGGTCGGTGAAGTGGTACGTCGGCCTGCTCGACAACACCCAGCTGATGAACTCGGTGATGCGCTCCCTGGAGATCGCCTGCTACACTGCCATCGCGGCGGTGGCGCTGGGCACCCTGGCGGCCTTCGTCCTGACCCGCATCCCGCGCTTCCGTGGCCGTACCATGTTCGGCGGCCTGGTCACCGCGCCGCTGGTCATGCCCGAGGTCATCACCGGCCTGTCGCTGCTGCTGCTGTTCGTGGCCATGGCGCAACTGATCGGCTGGCCCCAGGAGCGTGGCATCGTCACCATCTGGATCGCCCACACCACCTTCTGCTCGGCCTATGTGGCCATCGTGGTGTCGGCGCGCCTGCGCGAGCTGGACCTGTCCATCGAGGAGGCCGCCATGGACCTCGGTGCGCGTCCGTGGAAGGTGTTCCTGCTGATCACCATCCCGATGATCGCGCCGTCCCTGGCGGCAGGCGGCATGATGTCGTTCGCCCTGTCCCTGGACGACCTGGTCCTGGCGAGCTTCGTCTCCGGCCCCGGCTCCACCACCCTGCCGATGGAGGTCTTCTCCGCCGTGCGCCTGGGCGTGAAGCCGGAGATCAACGCCGTGGCCAGCCTGATCCTGCTGACCGTCTCGCTGTTCACCTTCTTCGCCTGGTACTTCAGCCGCCAGGCCGAGGAGCGCCGCAAGCGCGCCATCCAGGAAGCCATGGAATCCATGGCCGCCGAAGCCGCCTCCAGCAACAAGCGCCGCGCCGCCAGCCAACCGGCCTGA